The Gadus chalcogrammus isolate NIFS_2021 chromosome 14, NIFS_Gcha_1.0, whole genome shotgun sequence sequence aggaacagcAGCAGAACCCAGCCGGGGCCCTGTGTAGATTTTGAATTGCTCCAACGCCcatcccgcccctcccttcaggcctcccttCCAAGCCACTCCCCAAAAGACATGGCTCAATAGCTTTAACAAAAGGTCTGTCTGGCCTTGTGGAAGACacaagacagacaggtaaatCATCCAATTATTTAATTCGGGCAAAATTAAATGACAAGACAGGCTCATTACAGACCTGCGACAGCCAGATATCTTTCTATTTTTGTCAGAACATTTTATTTAGTGATAAGACTATCGGGAGACAATGAGAATTTCAACCAATATTCTGAAAAATGCTTCTCACACAAATGctctaccctagctttaaggaGGAGGTAGGTGGGGAAGGGCATCTTTCTCAATTATGACAGCGGGTATGCCGTGGACATCgacggggatcgaacccagcaCCTATTGACTTGAAGTCGACCGCCCCCAAAAACAACCCTACGCTATACTCAACCAAAGCCCCACCACTTTGTGAAGAGggtctctccacctccacccagcccgtctcactctctctcccctcctctcgccACACTGTCCGCAGGGAAGTGGACTGGTTCTCCTTGTCCAGCGTGATCGCCCTGCTGTGCTTCGCCCCCTTCATCGTGTACTTCTTCGTGATGGCGTGTGACCAGTACCAGTGCTCCGTCAGCCAGCCCCTGCTGGAGCTGTACAGCGGCGAGACCACCCTGTCCGCCATCTGGGCCCGCTCCCCCTCCTTCACCTGGGGGGCCGCCAAGATCTACGCCGTCTGGGTCGGCTTCCAGGTAACAAGGGGGAGGAGTTGAGAGTGAGGGGGGTAATTTACATAAGGATATATAATAGAATAAGATATGTGATGCTAAATTCATAACCATGTAATTAAGGTTAGATTAGGTCCCAAGGATAAATTAATGCAactcttttttttcccttttccctGTTTGTCCCTTAGCTGTTCCTGTACATGTGCGTCCCTGACATCACCCATAAGTTCATCCCTGGCTACGTCGGTGGGGTTCAGGACGGATCTCGCACCCCTGCTGGtactacgcacacacatgcatgcacgcacacacacacacacacacacatacacatgcacatacacacacactcaacataggttgttttgttaaaataaaataaatcgtaCCAAAGAAATCACGACTTTTGAGATTATTTTGACCGTTATATGACATGATTGAAAACAAATCTGTAACAATGAtacaaataaatcaatcaatcacacAGTACAGTCtcatgtgtgtccttgtgtgtgtgtatgtttttgtttgatGAACCCCCCCGAAATACACACAACTCACccttgtggtctctctctcccccgtctctctctctgtcaaggTCTGATCAACAAGTATGAGATCAACGGGCTGCAGTGCTGGCTCATCACCCACGCCGTGTGGCTGGCCAACGCACACTACTTCCACTGGTTCTCCCCCACCATCATCTTTGACCACTGGATCCCGCTGATGTGGTGCGCCAACATCCTGGGCTACCTGGTGGCCTCCTTCGCCTTCGTCAAGGCCTACCTCTTCCCCACCAGCGCGGACGACTGGTGCGTGACAAGCATAAAGACGGCCACACACTTGATGACCATATGTGTTGTTGAGGAAACGCAAGCTATACAAATAGATTCAGATAATTAACATATGCAGTTCCTGTATCTGTGAATTATGAGTTGGCTAATTATAATAGACATAAATAGgtagtgttttgtttgtttatatgcAGTTGTTACGGTCAGAGTTGTTCCGATGATGCAACATTTTGTAATATGAAACGTGGTAAATGATTAATTCAAGGAGAGAAAACATTTCAGCAATAATGTTCGCTATGGGTATCCCAGACCAAAACGTTAATATAATTCTGTACTCTCCTACAGCAAGTTCACAGGGAACGTCTTCTACAACTACATGATGGGCATCGAGTTCAACCCGCGCGTGGGCAAGTGGTTCGACTTCAAGCTGTTCTTCAACGGGCGGCCGGGCATCGTGGCGTGGACCCTCATCAACCTGTCCTACATGGCCAAGCAGCAGGAGCTCTACGGGCACGTCACCAACTCCATGATCCTGGTCAACGTGCTGCAGGTAGGGGCCAAAAACCACCCAAGCACCCAACCTGCACTTTCCGAAAAACTCGAATGGGCAATTTTTTATTGGCTTTTACGCAcaaaaaaatgataaaaataCAATCTTCGAAAAGACTggaaaataacaaaacacatttgctTTATACACTGTGCCCTGGGGTTGAATGAAGAGAAATACAAAATACGAAAAAATTAAGCACTTTAGTGGAGTCTAGTGTGTAGGTACTGATTTGCACAAACAAAAAAGTACCACAACACAATGTTTATCCCCCACAGGGCCTGTACGTGCTGGACTTCTTCTGGAACGAAGCGTGGTACCTGAAGACCATCGACATCTGTCACGACCACTTCGGCTGGTACCTGGGATGGGGAGACTGTGTGTGGCTGCCCTACCTCTACACCCTGCAGGTAATCAGCCACGCCCAAACACctgaggcacgcacacacatgcacacctgagacacgcacatgcacacctgAGACGCACACATGGGGCGCGCACCTCACACATACCTCACATACTTACAaaggcaaaaacacacacaaacactttcacacactttcacacaccgacacacctcacatgcacacgcacatctcacagacacgcatgcttacactgacatacacacacacacacacacacacacacacacacacacacacacacacacacacacacacacacacacacacacacacacacacacacacacacacacacacacacacacacacacacacacacacacacacacacacagatccacacacacacagtacatatATCCAGCGGATTATGTGTCTAAatataattctctctctctctctctctctctctctctctctctctctctctctctctctctctccccctctctctctccctctctctcccccctcccccctccacaggGCCTCTACCTGGTGTACCACCCGGTGCAGCTGTCCACCCCCTACGCCTGCGCCGTGCTGGCGCTGGGCCTGGCGGGCTACTACATCTTCCGCTCCACCAACCACCAGAAGGACGTGTTCCGCCGCACCGAGGGCACCTGCGCCATCTGGGGCCGCCGCCCGCCCGCCTTCATCGAGTGCTCGTACCGCTCGGCCGACGGCGGCGTCCACCACAGCAAGCTGCTCACCTCGGGCTTCTGGGGCGTGGCGCGCCACTTCAACTACACGGGCGACCTGATGGGCTCGCTGGCGTACTGCGCGGCGTGCGGCGCGGGCCACCTGCTGCCCTACTTCTACGTGGTGTACATGACCATCCTGCTGGTGCACCGCTGCGTGCGCGACGAGCACCGCTGCAGCAGCAAGTACGGCGCCGGCTGGAAGCGCTACACCGACGCCGTGCCCTACCGCCTGCTGCCCGGCCTCTTCTGAGCTGAtgcggggacggggggggggtggggggacggggggacggggggggacgggggaggacTGTGTGTCAGAAGATGCACTGCTGTAGTGGGCACGGATCTGATGGGATGggctggtgtatgtgtgtgtaggcactctgtgtgtgtatacatgttgcATAGCATGTGACTTGTCTGTCAGATTGTGTTGAGGGCTGATTTgatacacaaatgtgtgtgtgtgtgtgtgtgtgtgtgtgtgtgtgtgtgtgtgtgtgtgtgtgtgtgtgtgtgtgtgtgtgtgtgtgtgtgtgtgtgtgtgtgtgtgtgtgagagtatgtgtgtgtgtgtgtgtgtgtgtgtgtgtgtttgcgtgtgtgcgtgcgtgcgtgtgagtaaGTGACTGCATGTCCATAAAGATTCCATTCAATTCCTTCAGGTGACACAACCAAAAGGTGAACAAGTCCAGATTTGGGGGTTATGGCTGAACCaagtttttgttttcctttatgCCTTATGATGAGTTATACTTACTGCTGGTTCCTCTAATAGGTTTCAAGGATTAAACCAGATGTTAAGCCAGACTGAAATAGGCTGCTTTTGAGGATGACGGACACTCAATTGTATTCACTTGAAGAAAACCTTGCTCAGATACTGACTGAAATAGCAGAAACAATATAGTTTCCCATTTCCTCACTGAAACCAGAGGCCTTGCCCTTGAACCAATAGTGAAGCTCTCTTTTTAGGATTCCTTGTGCAATTTTTATCTTGTACAGTACTTTCTGGGAAAGAATTTTAGTATTTTACAAGAAAGCAATCCTTTTCAAGCAAGTGTCGATGTTGCTGTGTTACTGCCATGTACAATTGTGAAATGTTTGGACCTTTGTCATTTGATTTCCGTTTACATTCCATTTTCCATTGCCACTGCCTGCTTGCTGATTAGATCAGAAAATAAAGCATCTCCATCATTGGTTATGGACTCAGAGTGCTCATTATTTCTGCAGTTATGAAAGCTTTTGCATACAGATTGGAGACTGATCCATCCATAAATACAATTCACACAGTTCATCTGGTAAAAGATTTGTATCtcataaaatgtttattttgttgtattAACACAGTTAATATTACGTCTAGCCCAAATGTTTGGTGATGTTAGGAACGATTGGTTAGAAAATGCCTCTAGACTGTAACCCAGGAGGCGCCATTCAGCATGTACAACCTCAGCCCAACTGTGTCGCAAAATAGGTCTGGTGACAAGAAGAATCCGCTATGTTTGAGTGAGAGCATGATGCTCAATGATGGAAATTGCATTGGATTTTTGGACATGAGAAACAATAAATTGTGGCCCATTTTGTATTCCATACAGTTTAACTGATTTAAGTCgtgaaaataaattatattaattggTAAACGAACTCATCATGTTCATGCTGCTTACGCTGTAGCAGCAGACCTACACCACAAGATGGCAGCAATGTGCAACAAATATGAAAAGTCCGGCGTTGACACCTGCACTTTCATTTCCAAAATCATTGGGTTGTACC is a genomic window containing:
- the dhcr7 gene encoding 7-dehydrocholesterol reductase translates to MEATRRRGKVHSNGKTAEETEPTAQWGRAWEVDWFSLSSVIALLCFAPFIVYFFVMACDQYQCSVSQPLLELYSGETTLSAIWARSPSFTWGAAKIYAVWVGFQLFLYMCVPDITHKFIPGYVGGVQDGSRTPAGLINKYEINGLQCWLITHAVWLANAHYFHWFSPTIIFDHWIPLMWCANILGYLVASFAFVKAYLFPTSADDCKFTGNVFYNYMMGIEFNPRVGKWFDFKLFFNGRPGIVAWTLINLSYMAKQQELYGHVTNSMILVNVLQGLYVLDFFWNEAWYLKTIDICHDHFGWYLGWGDCVWLPYLYTLQGLYLVYHPVQLSTPYACAVLALGLAGYYIFRSTNHQKDVFRRTEGTCAIWGRRPPAFIECSYRSADGGVHHSKLLTSGFWGVARHFNYTGDLMGSLAYCAACGAGHLLPYFYVVYMTILLVHRCVRDEHRCSSKYGAGWKRYTDAVPYRLLPGLF